The Falco peregrinus isolate bFalPer1 chromosome 9, bFalPer1.pri, whole genome shotgun sequence genome includes a window with the following:
- the LOC129785155 gene encoding E3 ubiquitin-protein ligase RBBP6-like, with the protein MSCVHYKFSSRLNSDVVTFHGPHISLRDLRRQIMGRERLKATHCDLQVTNAQTMEEYTDDNALIPRHSSVTVRRVPVRGVKATGKTDLG; encoded by the exons ATGTCGTGTGTCCACTACaagttctcctccaggctgaactccgATGTGGTCACCTTTCACGGCCCCCACATCTCCCTGCGCGACCTCAGGCGCCAGATCATGGGCCGCGAGAGGCTGAAGGCGACCCACTGCGACCTGCAGGTCACCAACGCCCAGACCATGGAAG aatacacagatgacAATGCCCTGATTCCAAGGCACTCATCGGTAACTGTTAGGAGAGTCCCTGTTAGAGGAGTTAAAGCTACCGGCAAGACAGACCTTGGGTAA